A stretch of the Clostridiales bacterium genome encodes the following:
- a CDS encoding sugar phosphate isomerase/epimerase: protein MEIGAQLYTLKTYCQNEKDLARSLEKVAGMGYSCVQLSAIGPIAPERIKTICDDNGLKIVLTHTPEAEVHGRPEETIEKHRLFGCRYIGIGSLPERYRNPDFLPYFAEDFLPAAEKFKAAGMKLMYHNHCFEFERLPEGDTMMDRLLAMMPADLMGLTADTYWLQYGGVDVNQWLKEHAERLHCVHLKDYGVKGFTVRMEAVGSGNLDFPVILETLRNNGITEYALVEQDDCNGESPFACLKRSLDYLRTLPE from the coding sequence ATGGAAATCGGCGCCCAGCTGTATACCCTGAAGACATACTGCCAGAATGAGAAGGACCTGGCCCGGTCCCTGGAAAAGGTGGCCGGGATGGGCTATTCCTGCGTGCAGCTTTCCGCGATCGGCCCCATCGCCCCGGAACGGATCAAAACTATCTGCGACGATAACGGCCTGAAAATTGTGCTGACCCATACGCCGGAGGCGGAGGTGCACGGACGCCCGGAAGAAACCATCGAGAAGCACCGGCTGTTCGGCTGCCGGTATATCGGCATCGGCTCCCTGCCGGAGCGGTACCGCAACCCGGACTTCCTGCCGTACTTTGCGGAGGACTTCCTGCCCGCCGCCGAAAAGTTCAAAGCGGCCGGGATGAAGCTGATGTACCACAACCACTGCTTTGAGTTTGAACGCCTGCCGGAAGGGGACACGATGATGGACCGGCTGCTGGCCATGATGCCGGCGGACCTGATGGGCCTGACTGCGGATACCTACTGGCTGCAGTACGGGGGTGTGGACGTGAATCAGTGGCTGAAGGAGCATGCGGAGCGGCTGCACTGCGTCCACCTGAAGGACTACGGGGTTAAGGGATTTACGGTCCGCATGGAAGCAGTCGGCTCCGGGAACCTGGACTTCCCGGTGATCCTGGAAACCCTGCGGAATAACGGAATCACCGAGTATGCCCTGGTGGAGCAGGATGACTGCAATGGGGAATCTCCTTTCGCCTGCCTGAAGCGGAGCCTGGATTACCTCCGGACACTGCCGGAATGA
- a CDS encoding L-rhamnose isomerase has translation MSYEEAKKRYAALGIDTDAAMKKLKGVPVSLHCWQGDDVRGFDTDPSKPLTGGIQTTGNYPGRARTPEELMADLDKVISLIPGTPKMNLHASYAIFENGEWADRDKLEPKHFRKWVEFCKERGLGCDFNPTFFSHPKCDPLTLSSPNEETRKFWIEHGKACIRISTYLAEELGQPCVMNIWTGDGFKDVPGDRMGPRVRYRESIDEILREPYDFKKVKPCVESKVFGIGVEAYTTGSAEFCLSYAAMNMDKCIPLMDNGHYHPTEVVSDKIPALLTFFPEIALHVTRPIRWDSDHVVLFDDETKEIAREIVRCGGLDGRVNIALDYFDASINRIAAWTVGYRNLQKALLFALLQPADELKKLQDESRFTELMAAQEEMKTMPFGEVWDEYCRLCGKPADGEWMPEVLAYEKKVLEARA, from the coding sequence ATGAGTTACGAAGAAGCAAAGAAACGGTACGCGGCACTGGGCATCGACACGGACGCGGCAATGAAAAAGCTGAAGGGCGTTCCGGTTTCCCTGCACTGCTGGCAGGGGGACGACGTGCGGGGATTTGACACGGATCCCTCCAAGCCCCTGACCGGCGGCATCCAGACCACCGGCAACTATCCGGGCCGCGCGCGGACGCCCGAAGAACTGATGGCGGACCTGGACAAGGTGATAAGCCTGATTCCCGGCACGCCGAAAATGAACTTGCATGCCAGCTACGCCATCTTTGAAAACGGCGAGTGGGCGGACCGGGACAAGCTGGAGCCGAAGCACTTCCGGAAATGGGTGGAGTTCTGCAAGGAGCGCGGCCTGGGCTGCGACTTCAACCCCACGTTCTTCTCCCATCCGAAATGCGACCCGCTGACGCTGTCGTCCCCGAACGAGGAAACCCGGAAATTCTGGATTGAGCACGGCAAGGCCTGCATCCGCATCAGCACCTACCTGGCGGAGGAGCTGGGCCAGCCCTGCGTGATGAACATCTGGACCGGCGACGGATTCAAGGACGTTCCCGGCGACCGGATGGGTCCCCGGGTGCGCTACCGCGAGAGCATCGATGAGATCCTGCGCGAGCCGTATGACTTCAAGAAGGTGAAGCCCTGTGTGGAAAGCAAGGTGTTCGGCATCGGCGTGGAAGCCTACACCACCGGCAGCGCGGAATTCTGCCTGAGCTATGCGGCGATGAACATGGACAAGTGCATCCCGCTGATGGACAACGGCCACTACCATCCCACCGAGGTGGTTTCCGACAAGATCCCGGCGCTGCTGACGTTCTTCCCGGAAATCGCACTGCATGTGACCCGGCCGATCCGCTGGGACAGCGACCATGTGGTGCTGTTTGACGACGAGACGAAGGAGATTGCCCGGGAGATCGTCCGCTGCGGCGGGCTGGACGGCCGGGTGAACATCGCGCTGGACTACTTCGACGCGAGCATCAACCGCATCGCGGCGTGGACCGTGGGATACCGCAACCTGCAGAAGGCGCTGCTGTTTGCGCTGCTGCAGCCGGCGGACGAGCTGAAGAAGCTGCAGGATGAGAGCCGCTTCACCGAGCTGATGGCGGCCCAGGAAGAAATGAAGACCATGCCCTTCGGCGAGGTGTGGGATGAATACTGCCGCCTGTGCGGAAAGCCCGCGGACGGCGAATGGATGCCGGAAGTACTGGCTTACGAGAAGAAGGTTCTGGAGGCACGGGCATGA
- a CDS encoding radical SAM protein, producing MNDPINGQAYLEMMLRQEKEKRPGFSGFSEYLESKARKRGIPIHGQFELTPFCNFNCKMCYVHLLPEQMNGRSVLTAGQWKELILEAWKSGMFQATLTGGECLTYPWFDEIYLYLHSLGCEVNVMTNGLLLDDNRISFFKKHPPASVQITLYGSNNDAYEKVTGRRAFSMVAENIRRVEEADLPVVLSMTPCSYLGEDALETLRFAYGTEHEVLINSMLFTPHQETGRTGTGAEADIDLYVRLYRLQAELKGKKLDDHYEGSLPEPGGPFHECAECGLQCGGGRSGFIMNWKGEMIPCNRLDMIMEYPLRDGFATAWTNLNRRAENWPRIPECDGCAYETVCRNCAANTLQFGEPGKKPEKLCERTMYFVRHGVWEIPECE from the coding sequence ATGAATGACCCGATCAATGGACAGGCATACTTGGAAATGATGCTGCGGCAAGAGAAGGAAAAGAGGCCGGGTTTTTCAGGGTTTTCGGAATACCTTGAATCAAAGGCCCGCAAGAGAGGAATACCCATCCACGGACAGTTTGAATTGACACCGTTTTGTAATTTTAACTGCAAGATGTGTTATGTCCATTTGCTTCCTGAGCAGATGAACGGTCGCTCGGTGCTAACGGCAGGGCAATGGAAGGAACTGATTCTTGAGGCGTGGAAAAGCGGAATGTTTCAAGCGACACTTACTGGAGGCGAATGTCTGACATATCCGTGGTTTGATGAGATCTACTTATATCTGCATAGTTTGGGATGCGAAGTTAATGTAATGACAAACGGATTGTTGCTGGATGATAACAGGATCAGTTTCTTCAAAAAGCATCCACCAGCGTCCGTACAAATCACACTTTACGGCAGTAACAACGATGCGTATGAAAAGGTTACTGGCCGGCGGGCGTTCAGCATGGTGGCCGAGAATATCCGGCGGGTGGAAGAAGCAGATTTGCCTGTTGTTTTATCCATGACACCATGCAGTTACCTGGGCGAGGATGCGCTTGAAACACTTCGGTTTGCTTATGGTACCGAACATGAGGTGCTGATCAACTCAATGCTGTTTACACCGCATCAGGAGACCGGGCGCACCGGCACAGGTGCTGAAGCGGATATTGATCTGTATGTGAGACTTTATCGGTTGCAAGCTGAATTGAAGGGAAAGAAACTGGACGATCATTATGAAGGCAGTTTGCCTGAACCGGGCGGACCATTTCATGAGTGTGCGGAATGTGGGCTGCAGTGTGGCGGTGGGCGATCTGGTTTTATAATGAACTGGAAAGGCGAGATGATTCCATGCAACCGATTGGATATGATTATGGAGTATCCCTTGCGGGATGGTTTCGCAACAGCATGGACAAACCTGAACAGACGGGCGGAAAACTGGCCACGGATTCCTGAATGCGATGGTTGCGCTTATGAAACGGTTTGCAGAAATTGTGCGGCTAATACTCTTCAGTTTGGTGAACCCGGGAAAAAGCCGGAGAAATTGTGTGAGCGAACCATGTATTTTGTCCGTCATGGAGTATGGGAAATCCCGGAATGCGAGTAA
- a CDS encoding cysteine hydrolase: MILLVVDMQKALTEDEELYDAEAFMDRNIRLIDAARKNHVEVIFVQHDAGEGSGFSAGDEDFEIDPRVAPKEGEKVFVKTINSCFGNKEFKAYMEQQEDKRLMVIGLQTNYCIDATVKSAFERGFEVIVPEGTNSTFDNDYMTGETTVAYYNEDVWDGVAELPTFDEAMEMIEK; encoded by the coding sequence ATGATTTTACTGGTTGTGGATATGCAAAAAGCCCTGACCGAGGACGAGGAGCTGTACGACGCGGAAGCGTTCATGGACCGGAATATCCGGCTGATCGACGCCGCCCGGAAGAACCATGTGGAAGTGATCTTCGTGCAGCATGACGCGGGCGAAGGCTCCGGCTTCTCCGCCGGGGACGAGGACTTCGAGATCGATCCGCGGGTTGCGCCGAAGGAAGGCGAGAAGGTCTTCGTGAAGACCATCAACAGCTGCTTCGGGAACAAGGAGTTCAAGGCCTACATGGAGCAGCAGGAAGACAAGCGCCTGATGGTGATCGGCCTGCAGACGAACTACTGCATCGACGCCACGGTGAAATCCGCTTTTGAGCGGGGATTTGAGGTGATCGTTCCCGAGGGAACCAATTCCACCTTCGACAACGACTACATGACCGGGGAAACCACCGTTGCGTACTACAACGAGGATGTGTGGGACGGCGTGGCCGAGCTGCCGACATTTGACGAAGCGATGGAAATGATTGAAAAGTAA
- a CDS encoding energy-coupling factor ABC transporter ATP-binding protein codes for MIQVENVSFAYSDQAATVKDLSFHIEKGEFVALLGANGTGKTTTVRLIDGLLRPTKGRVLIQGADTAATSVSERARHVGFLFQNPDRQICKNTVREEIMFGLRTVRDDESEEQLNARCDKVLEDFGFTGEEEPFSLSRGQRQRVALASILAVEPEILILDEPTTGMDYRECCHIMDRIRRMNEEQQVTVIMVCHDMEVVLDYASRALVMAHGQLLADGPVAEIFRKDELMEEASILPPQMIGLAQRLGDGFEQADSPEAMAEAVLARRAEGGKRHE; via the coding sequence ATGATTCAGGTGGAGAACGTCAGCTTTGCCTATTCCGACCAGGCCGCCACGGTGAAGGACCTGAGCTTCCATATTGAAAAGGGCGAGTTTGTGGCGCTCCTCGGCGCCAACGGCACCGGGAAAACCACCACGGTCCGCCTGATCGACGGACTGCTCCGGCCGACCAAGGGCCGGGTGCTGATCCAGGGCGCGGATACGGCCGCGACCTCCGTGAGCGAACGGGCGCGGCATGTGGGATTCCTGTTCCAGAACCCGGACCGGCAGATCTGCAAAAACACGGTGCGGGAAGAGATTATGTTCGGCCTGCGGACGGTGCGGGACGATGAGAGCGAGGAACAGCTGAATGCCCGCTGCGACAAAGTGCTGGAGGACTTCGGCTTCACCGGGGAGGAAGAACCTTTCTCCCTCAGCCGCGGACAGCGGCAGCGCGTGGCGCTGGCCTCCATCCTGGCGGTGGAACCGGAAATCCTGATCCTGGATGAGCCGACCACCGGCATGGATTACCGGGAATGCTGCCATATCATGGACCGGATCCGCCGGATGAATGAGGAACAGCAGGTAACGGTGATCATGGTGTGCCATGACATGGAAGTTGTGCTGGACTATGCCAGCCGCGCGCTGGTGATGGCGCACGGACAGCTGCTGGCGGACGGCCCGGTGGCGGAGATTTTCCGGAAGGACGAACTGATGGAGGAAGCCTCCATCCTGCCGCCGCAGATGATCGGCCTGGCGCAGCGGCTGGGGGACGGATTTGAACAGGCCGACAGCCCGGAAGCCATGGCGGAAGCGGTTCTCGCCCGCCGCGCGGAAGGAGGGAAACGGCATGAATAA
- a CDS encoding energy-coupling factor transporter transmembrane protein EcfT, translating to MNNLFQYVPGNSVIHRLNPVTKLLLAIVICIAAFLSGNLIFLAALLVIDLLIGIVAGVAWKTWTIFRGLLKIALFLFVLQILLVRGGTPVFWIITDEGLLTAARVVIRLVVVCMPLALVLAVTRITDLTNALVQVLHVPYQYAFTLSTAIRFVPLFLEEMSGIMEAQTSRGVAFDKAKGLKKFSMMLPLCVPLLVSSIRKTDQTAAAAEVRGFRLRTRECAWKRYPFHGIDLAAALFCAVLLAAAIIL from the coding sequence ATGAATAACCTGTTCCAGTACGTGCCGGGAAACTCCGTGATCCACCGGCTGAACCCGGTGACGAAACTGCTGCTGGCCATCGTGATCTGCATCGCAGCGTTCCTTTCCGGCAATCTGATTTTCCTGGCGGCGCTGCTGGTGATTGACCTGCTGATCGGCATCGTGGCCGGCGTGGCCTGGAAGACCTGGACCATTTTCCGCGGGCTGCTGAAGATTGCCCTCTTCCTGTTTGTGCTGCAGATCCTGCTGGTGCGGGGCGGCACGCCGGTTTTCTGGATTATTACGGATGAAGGCCTGCTGACCGCCGCGCGGGTGGTAATCCGCCTGGTGGTGGTGTGCATGCCGCTGGCGCTGGTGCTGGCGGTAACAAGGATTACCGACCTGACCAACGCCCTGGTGCAGGTGCTGCATGTGCCGTACCAGTACGCGTTTACCCTTTCCACCGCGATCCGGTTTGTGCCCCTGTTCCTGGAGGAAATGAGCGGGATCATGGAAGCGCAGACATCCCGGGGTGTGGCCTTTGACAAGGCAAAGGGCCTGAAGAAATTCTCGATGATGCTGCCGCTGTGCGTACCGCTGCTGGTTTCCTCCATCCGGAAGACGGATCAGACCGCCGCGGCGGCGGAGGTGCGCGGATTCCGCCTGCGGACCCGGGAATGCGCCTGGAAGCGGTATCCGTTCCACGGGATTGACCTGGCGGCGGCGCTGTTCTGCGCCGTGCTGCTGGCGGCCGCGATTATCCTGTAA
- a CDS encoding rhamnulokinase has product MERFLAVDIGATSGRHIVGWKENGELKTEEVYRFPNGVAEKDGHLTWDIGALESHVRAGIDAALEKYPKIESLSIDTWGVDYVLMNGSEPILPCYAYRDSRTEPAIEEVHKILPFAELYRRTGIQFQPFNTIYQLYADKMAGRLEKATGFLMMPEYLMYRLCGAESHEYTNATTGGMVSAETGAFDPEIIRALGLPEHLFHSLQQPGTAIGEYKGIQVVLCATHDTGSAVEGIPMEGNELYISSGTWSLLGVKTPKPLTDEGSQAANWSNEGGVGYNRYQKNIMGMWLVNRLRDELCPGKPWDEITAEAAEKHFDPLVDVNDPVFLAPESMKVAFDSKLPHPPKCTAGYFRCAYRSLAEGYRTAIEELERNTEKHYTKLYIVGGGAKNRYLNRLTEEAIGRQVIALPIEATALGNLRIQMEAEKA; this is encoded by the coding sequence TTGGAGCGCTTTCTTGCGGTTGATATCGGCGCGACCAGCGGCCGGCACATTGTCGGCTGGAAGGAAAACGGGGAACTGAAGACCGAAGAGGTCTACCGTTTCCCGAACGGTGTCGCGGAAAAGGACGGGCACCTGACATGGGATATCGGAGCACTGGAAAGCCATGTCCGGGCCGGGATCGACGCGGCGCTGGAAAAGTATCCGAAGATTGAGAGCCTCAGCATTGACACCTGGGGCGTGGACTACGTGCTGATGAACGGCAGTGAGCCGATTCTTCCATGCTATGCCTACCGGGACAGCCGGACGGAGCCTGCAATTGAGGAAGTGCATAAAATCCTGCCGTTCGCGGAGCTGTACCGCCGGACGGGCATCCAGTTCCAGCCCTTCAACACCATTTACCAGCTGTATGCTGACAAGATGGCCGGGCGGCTGGAAAAGGCCACAGGTTTCCTGATGATGCCGGAATACCTGATGTACCGGCTGTGCGGCGCGGAGAGCCATGAGTACACCAACGCGACGACCGGCGGAATGGTCAGTGCGGAAACCGGGGCATTCGACCCGGAAATCATCCGGGCGCTGGGCCTGCCGGAACACCTGTTCCATTCCCTGCAGCAGCCGGGGACGGCAATCGGGGAATACAAGGGAATCCAGGTCGTGCTATGCGCGACGCACGACACCGGCAGCGCGGTGGAAGGCATTCCCATGGAAGGGAACGAGCTCTACATTTCCTCCGGTACCTGGTCCCTGCTGGGCGTGAAGACGCCGAAGCCGCTGACGGACGAGGGCAGCCAGGCGGCCAACTGGTCCAACGAGGGCGGCGTGGGATACAACCGGTACCAGAAGAACATCATGGGCATGTGGCTGGTGAACCGGCTGCGTGACGAGCTCTGCCCGGGCAAGCCGTGGGACGAGATTACCGCGGAGGCAGCGGAAAAGCATTTCGATCCCCTGGTGGATGTGAATGATCCGGTGTTCCTGGCGCCGGAGAGCATGAAGGTGGCGTTCGATTCGAAACTGCCGCATCCGCCGAAGTGCACGGCCGGATATTTCCGGTGTGCGTACCGGTCGCTGGCGGAGGGATACCGCACGGCGATTGAGGAACTGGAGCGGAACACCGAGAAACACTACACGAAACTGTATATTGTGGGCGGAGGCGCGAAGAACAGGTACCTGAACCGGCTGACGGAAGAAGCCATCGGCCGGCAGGTGATCGCACTGCCCATTGAAGCAACGGCACTCGGAAATCTCAGAATTCAGATGGAGGCGGAAAAGGCATGA
- a CDS encoding ATP-binding cassette domain-containing protein — protein MITIQDFSFTYKGEKKPALQDVCLTVPEGGFLGVIGPAGAGKTTLARAVSGMIPHHYTGDYYGRVSVNGLDTVETSLSDISRQVGMVFQDVESQIISPMVEDEILYGLENFGVPREEIPARMEEALERVGIADLRDRTIGSLSGGQRQKVAIASIIVLKPRVLVLDEPTGELDPRSSRQVFSLLKELNEEQGITVIVIEQKIMLLGEFAKQLAVLSDGKVLRQGETREVLAHSDELEAAGVNCPRVTTLSRLLKEKTGEEQPVCVNLDEAEDMVRRLIP, from the coding sequence ATGATTACGATTCAGGATTTTTCCTTTACCTATAAGGGGGAGAAAAAGCCTGCCCTGCAGGATGTCTGCCTGACGGTTCCGGAAGGCGGATTCCTGGGGGTGATCGGTCCGGCCGGCGCGGGGAAAACCACGCTGGCCCGGGCCGTGAGCGGCATGATTCCCCATCACTATACCGGGGACTACTACGGCCGGGTGTCGGTGAACGGGCTGGACACGGTGGAAACCTCCCTGTCGGATATCTCCCGGCAGGTGGGCATGGTATTCCAGGACGTGGAAAGCCAGATCATCTCCCCCATGGTGGAGGATGAAATCCTCTACGGGCTGGAGAACTTCGGCGTGCCGCGGGAGGAAATCCCCGCGCGGATGGAAGAGGCGCTGGAGCGGGTCGGCATCGCGGACCTGCGGGACCGGACCATCGGATCACTGTCCGGCGGACAGCGGCAGAAGGTGGCCATCGCCTCCATCATTGTCCTGAAGCCCCGCGTCCTGGTACTGGATGAACCCACGGGTGAACTGGATCCCCGCAGCAGCCGGCAGGTGTTCTCCCTGCTGAAGGAACTGAACGAGGAACAGGGGATCACCGTGATCGTGATCGAACAGAAGATTATGCTGCTGGGCGAATTCGCGAAGCAGCTGGCCGTGCTTTCCGACGGGAAGGTCCTCCGGCAGGGGGAGACCCGCGAAGTACTGGCCCACTCGGATGAACTGGAAGCCGCCGGCGTCAACTGCCCGCGGGTGACCACCCTGAGCCGCCTCCTGAAGGAGAAGACCGGCGAGGAACAGCCCGTCTGCGTCAACCTGGATGAGGCGGAGGATATGGTAAGGAGGCTGATCCCATGA
- a CDS encoding MoxR family ATPase, which produces MQTQPFVKLKDKILENCSRIIVGKEDVIEQIVVCLVASGHILLEDVPGTGKTMLLRAFARSIGGEFRRIQFTPDLMPSDLTGINFFNQKKSEFEFRPGPLFAQVILADEINRATPRSQSALLEVMEEKQITVDGTTYPMQEPYLVMASQNPLESYGTFPLPEAQLDRFFMRLKLGYMTREQEIGVLRRPDTRTLLEGLQPVVEPGELEELRKSYPEVRVSDDIAAYIMNLVDATRSSEMLLTGISTRGTLALYRACQIIAALRGRDYVIPEDVKLEALCVLPHRLTLVNQSHLDNVQYLQNLLDEIPVPLEQL; this is translated from the coding sequence ATGCAGACACAGCCCTTTGTGAAACTGAAGGATAAAATCCTGGAAAACTGCAGCCGCATCATCGTCGGCAAGGAAGACGTTATCGAGCAGATCGTCGTCTGCCTGGTCGCCTCGGGCCATATCCTGCTGGAGGACGTACCCGGCACCGGCAAAACCATGCTGCTCCGTGCCTTCGCCCGCAGCATCGGCGGGGAATTCCGCCGCATCCAGTTCACCCCGGACCTGATGCCCTCCGACCTTACCGGCATCAACTTCTTCAACCAGAAAAAGAGTGAGTTCGAGTTCCGTCCCGGTCCCCTTTTCGCCCAGGTCATCCTGGCGGATGAGATCAACCGTGCCACGCCCCGCAGCCAGTCGGCGCTGCTGGAAGTGATGGAGGAAAAGCAGATCACCGTGGACGGCACCACCTATCCCATGCAGGAGCCCTACCTGGTCATGGCCAGCCAGAACCCGCTGGAATCCTACGGCACCTTCCCGCTGCCCGAGGCGCAGCTGGACCGCTTCTTCATGCGGCTGAAGCTGGGCTACATGACCCGGGAGCAGGAAATCGGCGTGCTGCGCCGCCCGGATACCCGCACCCTGCTGGAAGGCCTGCAGCCCGTCGTTGAACCCGGCGAGCTGGAAGAATTGCGGAAGAGCTATCCCGAAGTCCGGGTCAGCGATGACATCGCCGCCTATATCATGAACCTCGTGGACGCCACCCGCTCCAGCGAGATGCTGCTCACCGGCATCTCCACCCGCGGCACCCTCGCCCTGTACCGCGCCTGCCAGATCATCGCGGCGCTGCGCGGCCGGGATTATGTGATTCCCGAGGACGTGAAGCTGGAAGCGCTGTGCGTCCTGCCTCACCGGCTCACCCTGGTCAACCAGAGCCACCTGGACAATGTCCAGTACCTGCAGAACCTGCTGGACGAGATTCCCGTCCCCCTCGAACAGCTATGA
- a CDS encoding DUF4129 domain-containing protein, with protein sequence MKLTFVFRIAAEICFYFSVLHAATLANAFTLPMALFAAACLLLGLVIVRISNPVIRGVLALLPGLCFLLAPFTWLLILPVFAWIYYIIVMVLGHYAIPLEEYRKAFIFMLSISLFFVAANIANSTLMRNQVISAESLVYALVFLILGIFVMRRLRMGAQMDMRWQVRNVLSVVGIPLLAIGASLAVFLLLRFSTYALGAILAPVGRFFIWLFHQLFPTGNSPIDEMTLEEAMQPFSVAQPVALEESGSVSEEMRAIEISNFNELLIERAAAIGGWILLVILLVIVLLLIWHHARKNEAKADEELMYEEYESAPVKGRKRRKNRLPLLAGSARQLRRIYKTYLEYRRDKGVAVYPSDTSAEVLEKDLQMAESKDAARLRELYLAARYGNPSAVTREQVQEAQACLERIVG encoded by the coding sequence ATGAAGCTGACATTTGTCTTCCGGATTGCGGCGGAAATCTGTTTCTATTTCTCCGTCCTGCACGCGGCAACGCTCGCAAATGCGTTCACCCTGCCCATGGCGCTGTTCGCGGCTGCCTGCCTGCTGCTGGGCCTGGTCATCGTCCGGATCAGTAACCCGGTCATCCGGGGCGTCCTGGCGCTCCTGCCGGGCCTTTGTTTCCTCCTCGCGCCGTTCACGTGGCTGCTGATCCTCCCGGTATTTGCCTGGATCTACTATATCATCGTCATGGTCCTGGGGCATTACGCCATCCCGCTGGAGGAATACCGCAAGGCCTTCATCTTTATGCTGTCCATCAGCCTGTTCTTTGTCGCGGCCAACATCGCCAACTCCACGCTCATGCGCAACCAGGTCATCTCCGCGGAGAGCCTGGTCTATGCTCTCGTTTTCCTGATCCTGGGCATCTTCGTCATGCGCAGGCTGCGGATGGGCGCGCAGATGGATATGCGCTGGCAGGTGCGGAACGTCCTGTCCGTGGTCGGCATCCCGCTGCTGGCCATCGGCGCCTCCCTGGCAGTCTTCCTGCTCCTGCGCTTCAGCACATACGCGCTGGGCGCGATACTCGCCCCGGTCGGCCGTTTCTTCATCTGGCTGTTCCACCAGCTGTTCCCCACCGGGAATTCGCCCATTGACGAAATGACGCTGGAAGAAGCCATGCAGCCTTTCTCCGTTGCCCAGCCCGTAGCCCTGGAAGAGTCCGGCTCGGTTAGCGAAGAGATGCGCGCCATCGAGATTTCCAACTTTAATGAACTGCTTATCGAGCGCGCCGCCGCAATCGGCGGCTGGATCCTGCTGGTCATCCTGCTGGTCATCGTCCTCCTGCTGATCTGGCACCACGCGCGGAAGAACGAGGCCAAAGCGGACGAAGAGCTGATGTATGAGGAATACGAAAGCGCCCCGGTCAAAGGCCGGAAGCGCCGGAAGAATCGCCTGCCGCTCCTGGCCGGCAGCGCGCGCCAGCTTCGCCGCATCTACAAGACCTATCTGGAATACCGGCGGGACAAGGGCGTCGCCGTCTACCCCTCCGACACCTCCGCGGAAGTGCTGGAGAAGGACCTGCAGATGGCCGAAAGCAAAGACGCGGCTCGTCTCCGCGAGCTTTATCTTGCCGCCCGCTACGGCAACCCCTCCGCGGTCACCCGCGAGCAGGTCCAGGAGGCCCAGGCCTGCCTGGAACGGATTGTCGGCTGA
- a CDS encoding DUF58 domain-containing protein, with translation MMVAVVLLLTVVILGVVEIISRRDYFRNLYVHFAIDTDLAEPGEVITLRYTVRNTGILPVMYGGLSLRLDTDFAPEEDEAFMKRYTVTDFTGVRISHHFFLPPKRQFSGRVRFSVRRRGLYDLGRYYLESGDFLGLSPKVRAGDVGLRIICTAASCDVPSIRALGGELGTFSVRRFLYDDPTMVQGYRDYSGREPLKQISWNQSAKVGRLIVRQNDYTADHAAVVVVNIDPTSRRLMEQCLSMTSTVCRMLEQQKVPYAMQSNGDLFSLTEGLGSSHLFFIQRRIGLSGLTGYTRFSNAVDACLRMKKPSRTYIVITPTLDESTQAAIHRLAGHIDRKPVVLCAEEDIA, from the coding sequence ATGATGGTCGCAGTTGTCCTGCTGCTCACAGTCGTGATCCTGGGCGTCGTCGAAATCATCAGCCGCCGGGACTATTTCCGGAATCTTTATGTCCATTTTGCCATTGATACGGATCTTGCGGAGCCGGGGGAAGTGATTACCCTCCGCTATACCGTCCGCAACACCGGCATCCTCCCCGTCATGTACGGCGGGCTCTCCCTGCGGCTGGATACGGACTTCGCGCCGGAAGAGGACGAGGCATTCATGAAGCGGTACACCGTCACCGATTTCACGGGCGTCCGCATCTCGCATCATTTCTTCCTGCCGCCCAAGCGGCAGTTCTCCGGCCGGGTACGGTTCTCCGTCCGCCGGCGGGGCCTGTATGACCTGGGCCGGTACTACCTGGAATCCGGCGATTTCCTGGGCCTGAGCCCGAAGGTCCGCGCCGGGGATGTTGGCCTCCGGATCATCTGCACCGCGGCATCGTGCGATGTGCCCTCCATCCGGGCCCTGGGAGGCGAGCTGGGCACATTCTCCGTCCGGCGCTTCCTGTATGATGACCCCACCATGGTCCAGGGATACCGCGACTACTCCGGCCGGGAACCCCTGAAGCAGATCTCCTGGAACCAGAGTGCCAAGGTCGGCCGGCTCATCGTGCGCCAGAATGACTACACTGCCGACCACGCTGCCGTGGTTGTCGTCAATATCGACCCGACTTCCCGCCGGCTCATGGAGCAGTGCCTGTCCATGACCTCCACGGTCTGCCGGATGCTGGAGCAGCAGAAGGTCCCCTATGCCATGCAGAGCAACGGCGACCTCTTCTCCCTCACGGAAGGCCTGGGAAGCAGTCACCTGTTCTTTATCCAGCGGCGAATCGGCCTGTCCGGCCTGACGGGCTACACCCGTTTTTCCAATGCGGTGGATGCCTGCCTGCGCATGAAGAAGCCCAGCCGGACCTATATCGTCATCACCCCGACCCTGGATGAAAGCACGCAGGCGGCCATTCACCGCCTCGCGGGCCACATCGACCGAAAACCTGTTGTTCTCTGTGCGGAAGAAGACATCGCGTGA